A genomic stretch from Bacteroidales bacterium includes:
- a CDS encoding phosphopantothenoylcysteine decarboxylase has translation MKNILKGKKVLITAGPTREYLDPVRFITNESSGKMGYAIARELIFREAEVTLVSGPVSVSADSIRNLIRVVTAQEMLAACKEKFNKTDVAIFTAAVADYRRK, from the coding sequence ATGAAAAATATACTAAAAGGGAAAAAAGTACTGATCACAGCGGGTCCAACCCGGGAATACCTGGATCCGGTCCGGTTTATTACCAATGAATCGAGTGGAAAAATGGGATATGCAATTGCCAGGGAACTAATTTTCCGGGAAGCAGAAGTCACTTTGGTTTCAGGTCCGGTTTCTGTCAGCGCAGACTCCATCAGGAACCTGATTCGGGTGGTTACGGCGCAAGAAATGCTTGCGGCCTGCAAAGAAAAATTCAATAAGACAGATGTTGCCATTTTTACTGCAGCGGTGGCCGATTACCGTCGAAAGTAA